The following are from one region of the Centroberyx gerrardi isolate f3 chromosome 16, fCenGer3.hap1.cur.20231027, whole genome shotgun sequence genome:
- the lman2 gene encoding vesicular integral-membrane protein VIP36, with amino-acid sequence MTVSSRGRLNTMRNFTAFLSTALAFLLFQSSSVCCDITDGNAEHLKREHSLMKPYQGVGSSPSSQWDFWGSTLVTSSYVRLTPDERSKQGSIWNTVPCYLKDWEMHVQFKVHGSGKKNLHGDGIAIWYTKDRLHPGPVFGNQDHFLGLAIFLDSFRNDLHGMDRSFPFISAMVNNGTVGYDHGRDGRSSELGGCSAEIRNREHDTYLAIRYSKGRLTIMVDVDDKNEWKECIDIGGVRLPTGYFFGASAATGDLSDNHDIISMKLYQLMVEHTAEEENLDWTKIEPSVSLLKSPKDNIDDPTGNFRGTPLTGWKVFLLLLCSLLGIVVCAVVGAVVFQKRQERNKRFY; translated from the exons ATGACAGTTTCTTCCCGAGGCCGTTTGAACACAATGAGAAACTTTACAGCATTTCTAAGCACAGCACTGGCATTTCTTCTGTTTCAGTCTAGTTCAGTCTGCTGTGATATAACAGACGGGAATGCGGAACATCTAAAGAGAGAGCATTCGCTAATGAAACCTTACCAAG GTGTTGGCAGCAGCCCCTCCAGTCAGTGGGACTTCTGGGGAAGCACGTTGGTCACAAGCTCCTACGTCCGACTCACCCCTGACGAGAGGAGCAAGCAGGGATCCATCTGGAACACTGTG CCTTGTTACCTGAAGGACTGGGAGATGCACGTGCAGTTCAAAGTTCACGGGTCAGGAAAGAAGAATCTCCATGGCGACGGCATCGCCATCTGGTACACGAAAGACAGACTGCATCCAG GCCCTGTGTTTGGAAACCAAGATCATTTTCTTGGCCTGGCTATTTTTTTGGATTCCTTCCGCAATGACCTCCATGGGATGGAT CGCTCCTTCCCCTTCATCTCGGCCATGGTGAACAACGGCACGGTGGGCTACGACCACGGCAGAGACGGCCGCTCGTCGGAGCTGGGCGGCTGCTCCGCCGAGATCAGGAACAGAGAGCACGACACGTACCTCGCCATCCGCTACTCCAAGGGAAGACTCACC ATCATGGTTGATGTGGATGACAAGAATGAGTGGAAGGAATGCATTGACATCGGAGGTGTTCGTCTTCCTACCGGGTATTTCTTCGGTGCCTCGGCAGCCACAGGAGATCTGTCTG ACAACCACGACATCATCTCCATGAAGCTGTACCAGCTGATGGTGGAACACACCGCCGAGGAGGAAAACCTGGACTGGACCAAGATCGAGCCCAGCGTCAGCCTGCTCAAGTCTCCCAAAG acAACATTGACGATCCAACCGGAAACTTCCGCGGCACGCCGCTCACCGGCTGGAAGGTCTTCCTGCTTCTGCTGTGCTCTCTGCTGGGAATCGTAGTCTGTGCTGTGGTGGGAGCTGTAGTTTTCcagaagagacaggaaaggaacAAGAGGTTttactga